One part of the Luteibacter yeojuensis genome encodes these proteins:
- a CDS encoding carboxyl transferase domain-containing protein, whose translation MPILSSQLDTRSAEFQAASLRLRALTEDLRETLRLTGEGGGTKAREKHVARGKLLPRERIRALLDPGSPFLEIAPLAAHGMYDGAAPAAGVIAGIGRVMGHEVVVLANDATVKGGTYFPMTVKKHLRAQEVAMENRLPCVYLVDSGGAFLPLQDEVFPDREHFGRIFYNQARMSAQGIPQIAVVMGSCTAGGAYVPAMSDETIIVREQGTIFLGGPPLVKAATGEVVDAEALGGADVHTSVSGVADHFAENDAHALAIARDIVGSLNRVKKQPLAVRPPREPRFAAEELYGVIPEDTRRPFDIREVIARLVDDSEFHEFKARYGKTLVTGFAHIHGYPVGIVANNGILFGESAQKGAHFIELCNQRNVPLVFLQNITGFMVGRKYENGGIAKDGAKMVTAVACSHVPKFTVVIGGSFGAGNYAMCGRAYGARFLWMWPNARISVMGGEQAASVLATVRRDGIEAGGGQWSAEDEEAFKAPIREQYEHQGHPYYASARLWDDGIIDPADTRRVLGLAISASLNAPIEQGRFGVFRM comes from the coding sequence ATGCCTATCCTCTCCTCGCAACTCGATACCCGTTCCGCCGAATTCCAGGCGGCGAGCCTGCGCCTGCGCGCGCTGACGGAAGACTTGCGCGAAACCCTGCGGCTTACCGGCGAAGGCGGCGGGACGAAGGCACGCGAGAAACACGTCGCGCGCGGCAAGCTGCTCCCGCGCGAACGCATCCGCGCGCTGCTCGACCCCGGATCGCCCTTCCTCGAGATCGCTCCGCTCGCCGCCCACGGGATGTATGACGGCGCGGCGCCTGCCGCCGGCGTCATCGCGGGCATCGGTCGCGTGATGGGCCACGAAGTGGTGGTGCTGGCGAACGACGCCACCGTGAAGGGCGGCACGTATTTCCCCATGACGGTGAAGAAGCACCTGCGCGCACAGGAAGTGGCGATGGAAAACCGCCTCCCCTGCGTTTACCTCGTGGATTCCGGCGGCGCCTTCCTGCCCCTGCAGGACGAGGTGTTCCCCGACCGCGAGCACTTCGGCCGCATCTTCTACAACCAGGCGCGGATGAGCGCGCAGGGCATCCCCCAGATCGCGGTGGTGATGGGCTCCTGCACCGCCGGCGGCGCTTACGTGCCGGCGATGAGCGACGAGACGATCATCGTGCGCGAACAAGGCACCATCTTCCTCGGCGGCCCCCCGCTGGTGAAGGCGGCGACCGGCGAGGTGGTGGATGCCGAAGCACTGGGCGGTGCCGACGTGCATACGTCGGTCTCCGGCGTCGCCGATCATTTCGCCGAGAACGATGCCCACGCGCTGGCCATCGCGCGCGACATCGTCGGTTCGCTCAACCGGGTGAAGAAGCAGCCGCTGGCGGTGCGTCCGCCAAGGGAACCGCGCTTCGCCGCCGAGGAATTGTATGGCGTGATCCCGGAAGACACGCGGCGTCCGTTCGACATCCGCGAGGTGATCGCCCGCCTCGTCGACGATTCCGAATTCCACGAGTTCAAGGCGCGCTACGGCAAGACCCTGGTGACCGGCTTCGCCCATATCCATGGTTACCCCGTGGGCATCGTCGCGAACAACGGCATCCTGTTCGGCGAGTCGGCGCAGAAAGGCGCGCACTTCATCGAGTTGTGCAACCAGCGCAACGTGCCGCTGGTGTTCCTGCAGAACATCACCGGCTTCATGGTGGGTCGCAAGTACGAGAACGGCGGCATCGCGAAGGACGGCGCAAAGATGGTCACGGCCGTGGCCTGCTCGCACGTGCCGAAGTTCACCGTGGTGATCGGCGGCAGCTTCGGCGCAGGCAACTACGCCATGTGCGGCCGCGCCTATGGCGCGCGCTTCCTGTGGATGTGGCCGAACGCGCGGATCAGCGTGATGGGCGGCGAACAGGCCGCCTCGGTGCTCGCCACCGTGCGCCGCGACGGCATCGAGGCCGGCGGCGGCCAGTGGAGCGCCGAGGACGAGGAAGCTTTCAAGGCGCCCATCCGCGAACAATACGAGCACCAGGGCCATCCTTATTACGCCAGCGCGCGGTTGTGGGACGACGGCATCATCGACCCGGCCGATACCCGCCGCGTCCTTGGCCTGGCGATCTCGGCCTCGCTCAACGCACCGATCGAACAAGGCCGCTTCGGCGTCTTCCGCATGTAG